Proteins encoded within one genomic window of Onychostoma macrolepis isolate SWU-2019 chromosome 11, ASM1243209v1, whole genome shotgun sequence:
- the tmc8 gene encoding transmembrane channel-like protein 7: MMEKQDGTPDFHRLTSAESWSSDRSSDSCEYYQTEIFGLLPSSQAHRRFHAEAIADDPDQSLLDRVSWNPSVPLRDLPVCLQDKRDIRERQHLQSHSISYWDSWRRSQQKTRRRLKEHVGGAVSGLLLWRHTLHKIEGQFGVGVKAYFVFLRYLVCLNLLYCVIIAGSVLTPTLVFAQNSNTHGSLGFQNFSFKDFFVGSGVLESSPVFHSFYTRGSLDLDCLNTPILFLLGMTSVLFLSIMMVVRRTVVGYKHSWLTGNRFSSNLSYKVFCGWDFSIQNPQAASLKQNFIRNELRMDLEEQTFQQRVQQRSLRHWVELIFLRILLNFLVLVFLGSSFALIYFAIDKSQIKYENHWIVCLMLEYLPPITMTTVNYILPHVFSKISEFEDYSLTIQLNLTLIRSIFLKLASLGIYLFYFIKAQASMNQKTHKCTENAFGKEMYKLTIFNLLECFFNAFCVAYPRMLLVERFPSSKLVQLLGKKQFEISFNVLDLVNSQTVTWVGVFYCPLLPAINTIRLLFFFYVKKFTVVRCCAPAQRMFRTASSSVLFHFMLLLGLFMAVVTLVVNINRVDQGGCGPFEGNRTVFNVTSVCLKTLPDPVQTTINYISSEAFAFTLILAEVVILTSYVSCGRANRKAIERLKDMLVMCSSDKRFLVKQHSTIMRRQQRTR; encoded by the exons ATGATGGAGAAACAAGACGGGACGCCAGACTTCCACAGACTGACCTCAG CTGAGAGCTGGAGCTCGGATCGGTCCAGCGACTCGTGTGAATACTATCAGACGGAGATATTTGGCCTGTTGCCGAGCTCACAGGCTCATCGGCGGTTTCACGCAGAAGCCATCGCAGATGATCCGGATCAGAGTCTGCTGGACAGAGTCTCCTGGAACCCCAGCGTCCCGCTCCGAGATCTGCCCGTCTGTCTGCAGGACAAGAGAGACATCCG AGAGCGGCAGCACCTGCAGAGCCACAGCATTAGCTACTGGGACTCGTGGAGGCGGAGCCAGCAGAAAACAAGGCGGCGCTTAAAGGAACATGTGGGCGGGGCCGTATCAGGACTGTTGCTGTGGAGACACACGCTCCATAAGATCGAAG GTCAGTTTGGGGTCGGGGTGAAGGCGTACTTTGTGTTCCTACGTTACCTGGTGTGTCTGAACCTGCTGTACTGCGTCATCATCGCCGGATCGGTGCTGACGCCAACCCTGGTGTTCGCACAGAACTCAAATACTCACG GATCTCTGGGATTCCAGAACTTCTCATTCAAAGACTTTTTTGTCGGATCG GGTGTTCTTGAATCCTCTCCAGTGTTTCATAGTTTCTACACTCGTGGATCTCTTGATTTAGATTGTTTAAACACTCCGATCCTCTTTCTCCTTGGCATGACCTCTGTCCTCTTCCTCAGCATCATGATGGTGGTCCGCAG GACAGTGGTCGGCTACAAACACTCGTGGCTCACAGGAAATCGCTTCAGCTCCAACTTGAGTTACAAGGTGTTCTGTGGGTGGGATTTCAGCATCCAGAACCCTCAAGCAGCGTCACTGAAACAAAACTTCATCAGAAACGAACTCAGG ATGGATCTAGAAGAGCAGACGTTTCAGCAGAGAGTCCAGCAGCGATCTCTCAGACACTGGGTCGAGCTCATCTTCCTGCGGATCCTTCTGAACTTCCTGGTGCTGGTTTTTCTGGGCAGCTCATTCGCCCTGATATATTTTGCCATCGACAAGTCACAAATTAAG TATGAGAATCATTGGATTGTGTGTCTGATGTTAGAGTATCTTCCTCCGATCACAATGACGACAGTAAACTACATACTTCCACACGTTTTCAGTAAGATCTCAGAGTTTGAAGATTACTCGCTCACCATCCAGCTGAACCTCACACTAATCAG GAGTATTTTCCTAAAGCTGGCATCTTTGGGCATCTATCTGTTCTACTTCATTAAAGCTCAAGCATCTATGAAtcaaaaaacacacaag TGCACAGAGAATGCGTTTGGGAAGGAGATGTACAAGCTCACCATCTTTAACCTCCTGGAGTGTTTCTTCAATGCGTTTTGTGTGGCCTACCCAAGAAT GTTATTGGTGGAGAGGTTTCCATCCTCAAAGCTGGTGCAGTTATTAGGCAAGAAGCAGTTTGAGATCTCCTTCAATGTTCTGGATCTGGTCAACAGTCAGACAGTCACGTGGGTCGGCGTGTTTTACTGTCCTCTGCTGCCAGCCATCAACACCATCAGGCTGCTGTTCTTCTTCTACGTCAAGAAG TTCACAGTGGTGCGGTGTTGTGCGCCGGCTCAGAGAATGTTTCGGACCGCAAGTTCATCTGTTCTCTTCCATTTCATGCTGTTGTTGGGTCTCTTCATGGCTGTGGTCACATTAGTTGTCAATATCAACAG GGTTGATCAGGGTGGCTGTGGCCCGTTTGAAGGCAACAGGACCGTGTTTAATGTGACGAGCGTGTGTTTAAAGACACTTCCGGATCCGGTCCAGACCACCATCAACTACATCTCATCTGAGGCCTTCGCCTTCACTCTCATACTGGCTGAAGT TGTCATACTGACGTCGTACGTGTCTTGTGGACGAGCGAATCGTAAAGCCATCGAGAGACTGAAGGACATGTTGGTGATG TGCAGCTCTGATAAACGCTTCCTGGTGAAGCAGCACTCGACGATCATGAGACGACAGCAGAGAACACGCTAA